The following coding sequences lie in one Peribacillus frigoritolerans genomic window:
- a CDS encoding penicillin-binding protein: protein MQKQKNMKHGAAGLFFLFGLLFFVLVCRFLYIQVTGTAGGEVLAAKIDKKYEKKQVIEAKRGSILDTKGEVIAEDTSSYILRAVLSEKEPEHVKDPEMTASKLAKYIDMDEQDIYERLTKKGAYQVEFGSAGKDLTQVVKQKIEKLELPGITFGRTNKRFYPNGIFASHLIGYVEKDEETEEMAGKFGIERYLNKELQETDGKLTYDSDSWGFLLPDKKEKVVAPDNGNDVMLTIDKKIQTFLEDSMSKVQEKYDPEQIIAIVSNPKTGEIVAMGQRPTFHPTTKVGLTDTWRNLAIEESFEPGSTMKTFTLAAAVEEGVFNPNESFVAGTYKAGSGKIGDHSGIERGKSMTFLEGVQRSSNVAFATLAMDKIGADTFREYLTKFGFDKKTGIDLPNEITGKIQYKYKLEKVTTSFGQGSTVTPIQQIQAASAIANDGKMMRPYVIKSISDQDTGKILKTTKPKVTGQPISEETAKQVRDYLETVISAKKGTGKKYAIDGYEVAGKTGTAQIPGPTGRYLEGKNNYVFSFLGMAPKDDPQLVMYVAVKQPKLGASYVGADPLSEIFNPVMQNSLQYLNIKPSDVKKQKANKIKDYTNQTESSAVKELKELGYDVSTIGSGRKVLDQSPKAESILLQGEKIILRTEGEMKVPDMKGWSLRDVMKLAKVAKLDLKTEGTGYVSKQSLEAGKKVKEGETINIELSQPEGAGVDIPTKEKTE, encoded by the coding sequence ATGCAGAAACAAAAAAATATGAAGCATGGGGCAGCCGGATTATTCTTCTTATTCGGCCTGCTCTTTTTTGTATTAGTCTGCCGCTTTTTGTATATTCAGGTGACAGGAACAGCAGGCGGGGAGGTACTGGCTGCGAAAATCGACAAGAAATATGAAAAAAAACAGGTCATAGAAGCCAAAAGGGGAAGCATACTCGATACAAAAGGTGAAGTCATCGCCGAGGATACTTCCTCCTATATCTTAAGGGCTGTACTCAGTGAAAAGGAGCCCGAGCATGTCAAGGATCCGGAGATGACCGCTAGTAAGCTTGCAAAATATATCGACATGGATGAACAGGACATTTATGAAAGACTTACGAAAAAAGGGGCATACCAGGTGGAATTTGGCAGTGCCGGCAAGGATTTGACTCAGGTCGTCAAGCAGAAAATAGAAAAACTGGAACTGCCGGGAATTACATTCGGAAGAACCAATAAACGTTTCTATCCTAATGGGATTTTCGCCTCCCATCTGATTGGCTATGTAGAAAAGGATGAAGAAACGGAGGAAATGGCTGGTAAGTTCGGCATTGAAAGGTACCTCAATAAAGAATTGCAGGAAACGGATGGGAAGCTGACATATGACAGTGACTCATGGGGCTTCCTTTTACCAGATAAGAAGGAAAAGGTGGTTGCCCCGGATAATGGCAATGATGTCATGCTGACCATCGATAAGAAAATACAAACGTTCTTGGAAGATTCAATGAGCAAAGTACAGGAAAAATACGATCCCGAACAAATCATAGCGATTGTCTCCAATCCAAAAACGGGGGAGATAGTGGCGATGGGGCAAAGGCCTACCTTCCATCCGACAACGAAAGTCGGGTTAACGGATACATGGCGTAACCTGGCTATTGAAGAATCCTTCGAACCGGGTTCAACCATGAAAACATTCACTCTTGCCGCTGCTGTTGAGGAAGGGGTCTTTAATCCGAATGAAAGTTTTGTTGCAGGAACCTACAAAGCCGGATCGGGGAAAATCGGAGATCATAGCGGAATCGAAAGAGGGAAGAGCATGACCTTTCTTGAAGGGGTTCAGCGTTCCTCCAACGTCGCTTTTGCTACACTTGCAATGGATAAGATAGGAGCGGATACTTTTCGTGAGTATTTGACCAAGTTCGGATTTGATAAAAAAACGGGAATTGACCTGCCGAACGAGATAACCGGTAAAATTCAATACAAGTATAAGCTTGAAAAAGTGACTACTTCCTTTGGACAGGGTTCGACCGTTACACCGATTCAACAAATCCAAGCTGCATCCGCAATAGCCAATGACGGAAAAATGATGCGGCCATACGTGATAAAAAGCATTTCCGATCAAGATACCGGAAAAATTTTAAAAACGACAAAGCCGAAAGTGACAGGGCAACCGATTTCGGAAGAAACTGCAAAACAGGTACGAGATTATTTGGAAACGGTAATTTCCGCGAAAAAAGGAACTGGGAAAAAATATGCCATTGATGGTTATGAAGTAGCGGGAAAAACCGGTACCGCACAAATTCCAGGTCCGACAGGTAGATATTTAGAAGGGAAAAATAACTATGTATTCTCCTTTTTAGGCATGGCTCCAAAAGATGATCCGCAGTTGGTCATGTATGTGGCGGTCAAGCAGCCGAAGTTAGGTGCATCTTATGTTGGGGCTGATCCATTGTCAGAGATATTTAATCCTGTCATGCAAAATAGCCTGCAATATCTAAACATCAAACCTTCTGATGTTAAAAAACAAAAAGCAAATAAAATCAAAGACTATACGAATCAAACCGAGAGTTCAGCTGTCAAAGAACTGAAGGAACTTGGCTATGATGTAAGTACGATCGGAAGTGGGCGTAAAGTGCTCGATCAATCCCCAAAAGCCGAGAGTATACTTTTACAGGGTGAAAAGATAATACTGCGTACTGAAGGAGAAATGAAAGTTCCTGACATGAAGGGATGGTCACTGCGCGATGTTATGAAATTGGCTAAGGTTGCAAAACTGGATCTGAAAACTGAAGGTACTGGATATGTGAGTAAACAAAGTCTTGAGGCCGGGAAAAAAGTAAAGGAAGGAGAAACCATTAATATTGAATTATCCCAGCCTGAAGGGGCTGGTGTAGATATACCGACTAAAGAGAAAACAGAGTGA
- the ftsL gene encoding cell division protein FtsL, which produces MSSIAKKIQEQQYEDQQQQQTHQTVVIRKAKISIGEVFLLCALAIMVTFMGVKIVSNQAAIYETNKEIQLVETSIEEQGKVNDDLKVQVAELSTYERIWKKAAALGFKLNENNVKGVQ; this is translated from the coding sequence ATGAGTTCCATAGCCAAAAAAATACAAGAACAGCAATATGAAGATCAACAGCAGCAACAGACACATCAAACGGTGGTCATCCGTAAAGCGAAGATATCCATTGGTGAAGTTTTCTTACTATGTGCCCTTGCTATCATGGTTACCTTTATGGGAGTGAAAATTGTCTCAAATCAAGCGGCCATCTATGAAACGAATAAAGAGATCCAGCTAGTGGAAACGTCGATTGAAGAACAGGGTAAAGTGAATGATGATTTGAAAGTGCAGGTTGCTGAACTTAGTACATACGAAAGGATTTGGAAAAAAGCTGCAGCGCTAGGGTTCAAGTTAAATGAGAATAATGTGAAGGGTGTGCAGTGA
- the mraZ gene encoding division/cell wall cluster transcriptional repressor MraZ has translation MFMGEYHHNIDIKGRLIVPVKFRENLGEQFVLTRGLDQCLFGYPMEEWKLLEEKLKALPLTKKDARAFTRFFFSAATECEIDKQGRINIPTPLTSYGQLEKECVILGVTNRIEIWSKSLWENYFSASEDSFAEIAENMIGFDI, from the coding sequence ATGTTCATGGGAGAGTACCATCATAACATCGATATAAAGGGCCGTTTGATAGTCCCGGTGAAATTCAGGGAAAATCTCGGGGAGCAATTTGTCCTTACCCGCGGACTCGATCAATGTTTATTTGGTTATCCTATGGAAGAGTGGAAGCTGCTTGAAGAAAAGCTGAAAGCCCTGCCCTTAACAAAAAAAGATGCCCGAGCCTTTACCCGTTTTTTCTTTTCTGCAGCTACAGAATGCGAAATTGATAAACAAGGGCGAATTAATATCCCCACGCCGCTTACTTCATATGGCCAATTGGAAAAAGAATGTGTAATTCTTGGTGTTACCAATCGTATTGAGATTTGGAGCAAATCCCTTTGGGAAAACTATTTTTCAGCTTCGGAGGATTCTTTCGCTGAGATAGCAGAAAATATGATTGGCTTTGATATTTAA
- a CDS encoding 2-dehydropantoate 2-reductase, producing the protein MRIGIIGGGAIGLLFASHLSEKHSVALYTHTADQASIIQRDGIRLIADGESRLQTGIISMGLDEGISDVDLLILAVKQYHLPQILPRIKGIQVPLLFLQNGYGHISYLKQLQSPSIYVGVVEHGALKHDGNTVEHTGLGITRIASFKGELEQLSLVDERIDHFPFTKSEDFHSMLMDKLVVNAVINPLTAILGVENGGLITNPFYYQMFQDLFEEVSDILEVQNKDESFENVRSVCMATAENRSSMLKDLENGRQTEIDAILGHILLEAKSKGKSHCLTSSLYKMVKGKESQGG; encoded by the coding sequence ATGAGAATTGGAATCATTGGGGGAGGGGCCATCGGGCTGCTGTTTGCGTCTCATTTAAGTGAAAAACATAGTGTGGCTCTTTATACCCATACTGCGGATCAGGCGTCCATCATCCAACGTGATGGAATCCGTCTTATTGCGGATGGTGAAAGCCGGCTGCAGACAGGCATCATTTCTATGGGTCTGGATGAAGGGATATCGGATGTAGATCTTCTAATATTGGCCGTCAAGCAATATCACCTGCCGCAAATACTGCCTAGAATCAAAGGTATTCAGGTTCCGTTGCTATTCTTGCAGAATGGCTATGGGCATATTTCTTATTTAAAGCAGCTTCAATCCCCTAGCATATATGTGGGAGTAGTGGAGCATGGGGCATTGAAACATGACGGGAATACCGTCGAGCATACAGGGCTCGGCATTACAAGGATCGCTTCCTTTAAAGGGGAACTTGAGCAACTATCGTTAGTGGATGAAAGGATCGATCATTTTCCTTTTACGAAGAGTGAGGATTTTCACTCGATGCTGATGGATAAGCTTGTCGTCAATGCAGTGATAAATCCATTAACGGCGATACTTGGCGTGGAAAATGGCGGTTTGATCACTAACCCCTTTTATTACCAAATGTTTCAAGACCTTTTTGAAGAAGTCTCCGATATTTTGGAAGTTCAAAATAAGGATGAGTCATTCGAAAATGTGAGGTCCGTTTGTATGGCAACAGCTGAAAATCGATCATCGATGCTAAAAGATTTAGAAAATGGCCGTCAAACGGAAATTGATGCCATTTTGGGTCATATCCTCTTGGAGGCAAAGAGCAAAGGGAAAAGTCATTGCCTGACGTCTTCTCTATATAAAATGGTCAAAGGAAAAGAGTCTCAGGGGGGATGA
- a CDS encoding stage V sporulation protein D, which translates to MRVSNVTVRKRLAIALAIGIVVFFIIDIRLGIVQFYLGDKLTGLAKDSWSRNIPFEAKRGEILDRNGVELATNISAPTVYVIPRQIENPGETAEQLASILDMTKEKAYQWLTKQAMSVRIPEGRKISHEKAKEIKALGIKGVYIAEDSKRHYPFGEYLSHVLGFTGSDNQGLMGIELSYDKELSGEKGFVKFYSDAKGKRLENMADDYKPPVDGDNLKLTIDSKIQTIVERELDNAEATYDPDGIIAIAMNPNTGEILAMSSRPTFDPANFQNVPSEVYNRNLPVWSIYEPGSTFKIITLAAALEEGKVDLEKEHFYDSGHVEVSGSTLHCWKSGGHGDQTFLEVVENSCNPGFVELGNRLGKDKLFKYINDFGFGQKTGIDLTGEGKGIMFNMDQVGPVEQATTAFGQGVAVTPIQQVTAVSAAVNGGTLYTPYIAKELVNPKNGEVLMRKTPQAKKKVISEATSKKVRKALESVVAQGSGKGAFVESYRVGGKTGTAQKAENGRYLENNYILSFIGVAPADDPQIVVYIAVDNPKGTVQFGGVVAAPIVGNIMEDSLRAMGVKPRKNQIEKETVWTDPVMVEVPDVVGLSKKELQTQLIDLKLDIAGNGDKVINQAPDPGVKVKQGSTIRIYLGENTE; encoded by the coding sequence TTGCGTGTTTCGAATGTTACTGTCCGAAAACGGCTGGCAATCGCATTGGCGATCGGTATCGTTGTTTTTTTTATCATTGATATCCGATTGGGAATTGTACAATTTTATCTTGGGGATAAGTTGACGGGGCTGGCTAAAGATTCCTGGAGCAGGAATATTCCTTTTGAAGCCAAACGAGGAGAAATTCTCGATCGGAATGGTGTCGAGCTGGCAACGAATATATCTGCACCAACGGTCTATGTCATCCCAAGGCAAATTGAGAATCCAGGGGAGACGGCGGAACAGCTTGCTTCAATATTGGATATGACAAAGGAAAAGGCTTATCAATGGTTAACGAAACAGGCGATGAGCGTCAGGATTCCGGAAGGCAGAAAGATATCTCATGAAAAGGCGAAGGAAATTAAAGCATTAGGGATAAAGGGTGTTTATATCGCTGAAGATTCAAAGCGGCATTACCCATTTGGTGAATACCTTTCGCATGTTCTTGGCTTTACGGGCTCCGATAATCAAGGGTTGATGGGTATTGAATTGTCTTATGATAAGGAACTGAGCGGGGAAAAAGGATTCGTTAAATTTTACTCGGATGCGAAAGGGAAAAGGCTCGAGAATATGGCCGATGACTATAAGCCCCCTGTTGATGGCGATAACCTGAAGCTAACCATCGATAGCAAAATCCAGACAATCGTGGAGAGGGAGCTCGATAATGCGGAGGCGACATATGATCCCGATGGTATAATTGCCATTGCAATGAACCCGAATACCGGGGAAATATTGGCAATGTCCAGCAGGCCAACCTTCGACCCAGCCAATTTCCAAAATGTACCTTCAGAAGTGTATAATCGTAATTTACCAGTTTGGAGTATATATGAACCAGGTTCGACTTTTAAGATCATCACGCTTGCTGCGGCGCTTGAGGAAGGGAAGGTCGACTTAGAAAAGGAACATTTTTATGATTCCGGACATGTGGAAGTGTCAGGGTCTACACTGCACTGCTGGAAAAGCGGAGGACATGGGGACCAAACTTTTCTTGAAGTCGTCGAGAACTCGTGTAACCCAGGGTTTGTAGAATTAGGGAACCGGCTTGGTAAAGACAAGCTGTTTAAATATATAAATGATTTCGGGTTTGGGCAAAAGACGGGGATAGATTTAACCGGAGAAGGAAAAGGAATCATGTTCAACATGGATCAAGTGGGTCCGGTTGAGCAGGCAACGACTGCGTTTGGACAAGGTGTAGCCGTAACGCCCATTCAGCAGGTGACAGCCGTATCGGCTGCTGTGAATGGCGGAACTTTGTATACACCTTATATCGCGAAGGAACTGGTGAACCCAAAAAATGGGGAAGTGCTGATGCGAAAGACCCCACAGGCGAAGAAAAAGGTGATTTCAGAAGCAACCTCGAAGAAAGTCCGTAAAGCACTTGAATCCGTTGTCGCCCAAGGCAGCGGTAAAGGAGCTTTCGTGGAGTCGTACCGGGTCGGCGGGAAAACGGGTACTGCCCAAAAAGCTGAAAATGGCCGATACCTTGAAAATAATTATATTCTCTCATTCATAGGTGTCGCTCCAGCGGATGATCCGCAAATCGTCGTTTATATAGCTGTGGATAATCCGAAAGGGACGGTACAATTCGGCGGGGTAGTAGCCGCACCGATCGTTGGGAACATCATGGAGGATTCACTTAGGGCCATGGGCGTCAAGCCAAGGAAAAACCAGATTGAGAAGGAAACGGTCTGGACGGATCCCGTCATGGTCGAGGTACCTGACGTTGTGGGTCTCAGCAAAAAAGAGTTGCAAACCCAGCTCATCGATCTTAAGCTTGATATTGCCGGAAATGGGGATAAAGTCATAAATCAAGCCCCGGATCCAGGCGTTAAAGTAAAACAAGGCTCTACAATAAGAATTTATCTTGGCGAAAATACAGAATAA
- the bshC gene encoding bacillithiol biosynthesis cysteine-adding enzyme BshC, with the protein MEMKDLALPSLNRFASDYLQNRLETEDYFHYDLAKPDIYLNRYSELMNRSFSRDELSDYIQQYMSRLSFSEAVKGNIERLRRDDSVVVIGGQQAGLLSGPLYTIHKVISIIKLAEEQEKELGQPVIPVFWIAGEDHDLAEVNHVYVMKNGKPDKKTYPSYQPYKTMVSDVELETEKAEKWLEEIIETYGETAFTNKLLIDMKETIKQSNTFVDFFARLIHEWFKEYGLLLVDAGDPELRRIEKAYFESMVNESGRIAEMVEDQQSFMHAKGYAKMIEMDKHAANLFYYDPEKKDRCLLERVEGGFSGKNGEVSFTELELLQIAKNHPERLSNNVITRPLMQEMLFPVLAFVSGPGEIAYWAELKKVFELFSMKMPPIIPRLNITLVERSIHSDLEEMELSLETVLTEGTANAVKSYLDSVKDETIDNLFGTLKSQLEENHEKLFVHAVSLDRGLEPMLNKNIEFIQKQLNFMYGKIDDRTKERHSVILKKYERIANSLYPLESPQERIWNVFYYLNQYGPEFVRDMMKLEYRFNNQHKLIFI; encoded by the coding sequence ATGGAGATGAAAGATCTCGCGTTACCATCTTTAAACCGTTTTGCATCGGACTATTTACAAAACCGTCTTGAAACGGAGGATTATTTTCACTATGACTTAGCAAAGCCTGACATTTATCTCAATAGATATAGTGAATTGATGAACCGCTCTTTTTCACGTGATGAATTGTCGGATTACATACAACAATACATGTCTCGTCTTTCATTCAGTGAGGCAGTTAAGGGGAATATTGAAAGGTTGCGCAGGGATGATTCCGTGGTTGTGATTGGAGGACAGCAGGCTGGGTTATTATCAGGGCCGCTGTATACCATTCATAAAGTGATTTCGATCATTAAGCTTGCGGAAGAACAGGAAAAAGAATTGGGGCAGCCAGTCATTCCTGTTTTTTGGATAGCTGGAGAAGATCATGATTTAGCTGAAGTCAATCATGTTTATGTCATGAAAAACGGTAAACCCGATAAAAAAACCTACCCTTCCTATCAACCGTATAAAACAATGGTTTCTGACGTGGAGCTGGAAACGGAAAAGGCAGAGAAGTGGCTTGAGGAAATCATTGAAACATATGGAGAAACGGCCTTTACGAATAAACTCCTGATTGATATGAAGGAAACCATTAAGCAATCGAATACCTTCGTCGACTTCTTCGCCAGGCTGATTCATGAATGGTTCAAAGAATATGGCCTTTTACTAGTCGATGCCGGAGATCCGGAATTAAGGCGAATTGAGAAGGCATACTTTGAATCGATGGTCAATGAAAGTGGACGGATTGCTGAAATGGTCGAGGACCAGCAATCATTCATGCATGCGAAAGGGTATGCGAAAATGATTGAAATGGATAAACATGCTGCTAATTTATTTTATTATGATCCAGAAAAAAAAGATCGATGTTTACTCGAGCGTGTAGAAGGCGGTTTCAGCGGAAAAAACGGTGAGGTATCATTTACCGAGCTGGAACTCTTGCAGATAGCCAAAAACCATCCAGAACGATTAAGCAATAATGTCATTACACGCCCGCTTATGCAGGAAATGCTTTTCCCTGTATTGGCTTTCGTTTCAGGGCCAGGGGAAATAGCTTATTGGGCCGAATTAAAAAAGGTATTTGAGTTGTTTTCCATGAAGATGCCGCCAATCATCCCTAGGTTAAACATCACGCTGGTGGAGCGCAGTATCCATAGCGATCTTGAAGAAATGGAACTCAGTTTGGAAACTGTTCTGACTGAAGGAACCGCTAATGCAGTGAAAAGTTACCTTGATTCCGTGAAGGATGAGACGATTGACAATCTGTTTGGGACGCTGAAATCACAGCTTGAAGAGAACCATGAAAAGCTATTTGTCCACGCTGTCTCTTTAGATAGAGGACTTGAGCCGATGTTGAACAAAAACATCGAATTCATCCAAAAACAATTGAATTTCATGTATGGCAAAATCGATGACCGTACAAAGGAACGGCATTCGGTCATATTGAAGAAATATGAACGGATAGCAAATTCACTGTACCCTCTTGAATCACCTCAGGAGCGGATTTGGAACGTGTTTTATTACTTGAATCAATATGGGCCAGAGTTCGTTCGGGATATGATGAAACTGGAATACCGGTTCAATAATCAGCATAAATTGATTTTCATTTAG
- a CDS encoding RsfA family transcriptional regulator: MTIARQDAWTHDEDLLLAEVVLRHIREGSTQLKAFEEVGKQLSRTSAACGFRWNSFVRKQYKSGIELAKKQRKEQVVNNPEMERDSVATVENVTIEEKSPRLEEKESITLQEVILYLTKMDEFFQLDNKEKERISERYLILEQENVRLLEENALLKENLKAVEEDYRALMQIMERARKLSVQEDEKTNPKVSFQMDKNGNLERVNK, encoded by the coding sequence ATGACGATTGCGAGACAAGATGCATGGACTCATGATGAGGATCTGTTGTTGGCTGAAGTGGTGCTGAGGCATATACGAGAAGGCAGTACACAATTAAAGGCGTTTGAAGAAGTGGGGAAACAGCTATCGAGGACATCTGCTGCTTGTGGGTTCCGTTGGAACTCATTTGTAAGGAAGCAATATAAATCAGGGATAGAGCTGGCGAAAAAACAAAGGAAAGAACAGGTGGTCAATAATCCTGAAATGGAAAGGGATTCGGTTGCGACGGTAGAAAATGTCACGATTGAAGAAAAGTCCCCCCGGCTTGAAGAGAAAGAATCTATTACCCTTCAGGAAGTTATATTATATTTAACCAAAATGGATGAATTCTTTCAGCTTGATAATAAGGAAAAAGAACGGATTTCAGAGCGGTACCTAATTCTTGAACAGGAAAATGTCCGATTGCTGGAAGAGAATGCTTTGCTTAAAGAAAACCTGAAAGCTGTTGAGGAAGATTATCGTGCGTTAATGCAGATCATGGAGCGTGCAAGAAAGCTTAGTGTACAAGAGGACGAAAAGACGAATCCGAAGGTGAGTTTTCAAATGGATAAGAATGGCAATTTGGAAAGGGTCAATAAATGA
- a CDS encoding DUF3397 domain-containing protein, translating into MPYVVSNLAAIFITLPFAGYILFFISAKQFTGNHRRSVQFAMDMSTLLFVLSVHYLIITIWDKQILWVIMLIMILNAFLVVLVHYKVKEEIIFHKVLKGFWRVNFAFFFVAYLLLFSIGIITSITKILTT; encoded by the coding sequence GTGCCGTACGTAGTTTCAAACCTTGCCGCGATATTTATTACCTTGCCTTTCGCAGGGTATATACTTTTTTTTATTAGTGCCAAACAATTCACTGGGAACCATAGGCGCTCCGTTCAATTTGCAATGGACATGAGTACGTTGCTATTCGTATTGTCCGTCCATTATTTGATCATTACGATTTGGGATAAGCAAATTCTTTGGGTGATCATGCTCATCATGATTCTTAATGCATTCTTGGTGGTCCTTGTCCATTACAAGGTAAAAGAAGAAATCATATTCCATAAGGTATTAAAGGGTTTTTGGAGAGTGAACTTCGCCTTCTTTTTCGTGGCTTACCTTCTATTATTTTCCATCGGTATAATTACAAGTATTACGAAGATATTGACTACATAA
- a CDS encoding N-acetyltransferase: protein MEYKVERLLVNFKTLEEFKKFKEYGIQELSMLDDLEANIIENDSQSPFYGIFYGDKLVARMSLYKRSAKFDRYFDNSRDFLVLWKLEVLPNYQKKGYGRALVEFAKSLNMPIKTNPRVHSQDFWKKMGFSAVSYDLDRDLGENPLIWSPFDIQDKKEIDTQE from the coding sequence ATGGAATACAAGGTTGAACGATTACTTGTAAATTTTAAAACGCTTGAGGAATTCAAAAAATTCAAAGAATACGGGATACAGGAACTGTCCATGCTCGATGATTTAGAGGCTAACATCATTGAAAATGACAGCCAATCACCTTTTTACGGAATCTTTTATGGCGACAAACTTGTAGCCCGCATGAGCCTGTATAAAAGAAGCGCTAAATTTGACCGGTATTTTGACAATTCTAGGGACTTCCTTGTTCTCTGGAAACTTGAAGTCCTGCCTAACTATCAGAAAAAAGGTTATGGAAGAGCCTTGGTTGAATTCGCCAAAAGCCTGAACATGCCTATCAAAACCAACCCAAGAGTTCATTCACAAGACTTTTGGAAAAAGATGGGCTTTTCTGCCGTTTCCTATGATTTGGACAGGGACCTTGGAGAAAACCCGCTGATTTGGAGCCCATTTGACATACAAGATAAAAAAGAAATAGATACGCAGGAATAA
- the rsmH gene encoding 16S rRNA (cytosine(1402)-N(4))-methyltransferase RsmH produces the protein MFQHTTVLLKETVDGLNIKPDGIYVDCTLGGAGHSEYLLSQLSDKGRLYAFDQDETAIRNAKEKLESYGERIVLVPNNFKYLKEELNARGIEKVDGILYDLGVSSPQLDTPERGFSYNHDAPLDMRMDQSAAISAYDVVNTWSFHDLLRIFFQYGEEKFSKQIARKIEAAREIKPIETTFELVELIKDGIPAPARRKGGHPAKRVFQAIRIAVNDELGVFEDSLEQAISLLDKEGRISVITFHSLEDRICKTVFKKASSMPDLPPGLPVIPDEFKPTMKIITRKPILPSEEELEGNNRSRSAKLRIAEKQ, from the coding sequence ATGTTTCAACATACAACAGTGTTATTAAAAGAGACGGTTGATGGATTGAACATCAAACCTGATGGAATTTATGTGGATTGTACTTTAGGAGGAGCCGGTCACAGCGAATACTTGCTTTCACAGCTCTCTGACAAAGGCAGGCTTTATGCTTTTGATCAGGACGAAACGGCAATTCGGAATGCTAAGGAAAAATTGGAAAGCTATGGCGAACGTATTGTTCTTGTTCCTAATAATTTTAAATACTTAAAAGAAGAGTTGAATGCCCGGGGAATCGAGAAAGTGGACGGGATCCTTTATGATTTAGGCGTGTCATCCCCACAATTGGATACACCAGAGCGTGGTTTCAGCTATAACCATGATGCACCTTTGGATATGAGGATGGACCAAAGTGCTGCCATTTCTGCCTATGATGTCGTGAATACTTGGTCATTCCATGATTTGCTGAGAATTTTCTTCCAATATGGAGAAGAAAAGTTTTCGAAACAAATTGCCAGGAAAATTGAAGCGGCACGTGAAATAAAACCGATTGAAACGACGTTCGAGCTTGTGGAGCTAATAAAGGATGGGATACCGGCCCCGGCAAGACGTAAAGGCGGACACCCTGCGAAACGAGTGTTCCAAGCAATAAGAATCGCTGTGAATGACGAACTTGGTGTCTTTGAGGATTCCTTGGAGCAAGCCATATCGCTTTTGGATAAAGAGGGAAGAATATCTGTCATTACATTCCATTCACTTGAAGATAGAATTTGTAAAACGGTATTTAAAAAGGCCAGTAGCATGCCTGACCTTCCGCCTGGACTTCCAGTTATCCCGGATGAATTCAAGCCAACCATGAAAATAATTACGAGAAAACCGATTTTACCTTCGGAAGAAGAATTGGAAGGGAATAATCGTTCCCGGTCGGCCAAGCTAAGAATCGCCGAAAAGCAATAA